Proteins from one Oncorhynchus masou masou isolate Uvic2021 chromosome 12, UVic_Omas_1.1, whole genome shotgun sequence genomic window:
- the LOC135550423 gene encoding protein phosphatase 1 regulatory subunit 14B-like produces MATLTSQDSTAQARVYFQTPPGTEDTEVVQKQGRVTVKYDRKELRKRLNLEEWIIEQLTDLYDCEEEEIPELEIDVDELLDMPTDGDRASRVKVLLVDCYKPTDAFVTALLEKVRGLQKLSTPPKKNEKSPP; encoded by the exons ATGGCAACATTAACAAGCCAGGACTCAACCGCTCAAGCGCGGGTTTATTTCCAAACGCCTCCCGGTACCGAGGACACAGAAGTCGTCCAGAAGCAAGGGCGGGTAACCGTGAAATACGACAGAAAAGAGCTGAGGAAGCGACTCAATTTGGAGGAGTGGATAATTGAGCAGTTAACGGATTTATATGACTGTGAG GAGGAGGAGATTCCAGAGTTGGAGATTGACGTGGATGAGCTGTTGGATATGCCTACTGATGGAGACCGGGCATCCAGGGTCAAG GTTTTGCTGGTTGACTGTTACAAACCTACAGAT GCCTTTGTCACGGCTCTCCTAGAGAAGGTTAGAGGTCTGCAGAAACTCAGCACTCCGCCCAAAAAGAATGAAAAATCTCCCCCTTAG
- the LOC135550422 gene encoding peptidyl-prolyl cis-trans isomerase FKBP2-like: MRLCLLFVVTLLSLASAVRGGDKKKLQIGIKKRVDNCPIKSRKGDVLNMHYTGKLEDGTEFDSSIPRNQPFTFTLGTGQVIKGWDQGLLGMCEGEKRKLVIPSELGYGDRGAPPKIPGGATLIFEVELLSIERRSDL, from the exons ATGAGGCTGTGTCTGCTGTTTGTGGTCACTCTGTTGTCCTTGGCCTCGGCAGTTCGCGGTGGCGACAAAAAGAAGCTCCAAATTGGCATCAAGAAAAGAGTTGACAACTGCCCCATCAAGTCCCGTAAAGGGGATGTGCTGAACATGCACTACACT GGAAAGCTGGAGGATGGAACAGAGTTTGACAGCAGCATTCCAAGGAACCAGCCCTTCACCTTTACACTGGGAACCGGACAAGTCATCAAAGGCTGGGACCAGGGCCTGCTCGG AAtgtgtgagggagagaagaggaaactgGTCATCCCCTCGGAGCTTG gatatggagacagaggagcGCCTCCTAAGATCCCAG GTGGTGCCACTCTCATTTTTGAAGTTGAACTGCTCAGCATCGAGAGGAGGTCTGATTTATAG